The Cryptococcus neoformans var. grubii H99 chromosome 4, complete sequence genome contains the following window.
TGGTTAGGGCCAGGATGTACATTTGCGAGCGTTTGAAAGGAGAGTACTCTGCGAAACCTCCAGGATACAAGATACACGATCACGGTAACTCGGTCAATGTTATTGGCATGCTGTAGTTTGGTGCTGACCGCATTATGATAGTCATCGAGCAGGTGCATGCTGCTGGGCAGTGGCTTGAGTGGTTGTGCGACTATGAGCGTGCTTTGCCGCTGGATGGGCGTACGAGGAACCGTGTAAGGGCTCTGAGGGAGCAGGCAACTGAGCTTGGGCACTGGGCGTCGGAGCATGGGACTGCGGGACGACATGCATGAGGGTGGGTCGCGCACTGCTCCAAGCCGCAACCTGTAGAATGTGCATGCATAGAAGTATCCTGTGCGGTGGTAACATGGTTGTACGATACAGTAGTATGGCAGTGCCACACTGGGGTGGAGGGGATAACGCCGGGGTgttccatctccttgcTGGGTGTATGGTGAGAAGGTTGTTGGCAGCTTCAACCACGTGAGACAGCTAACAGAATGTACGCCCAGCTGCGCACCGCCCACAGACGGGCCCCCCGCAGCCTCTGCGCCCAGCCCCAGCGAAGAGTCAGTCTCCAGCCTTCCCCCGGCCGCCGCTAACTCCCCGTAGCTCCTCGCGACtccccccccgccccctccccctACCTCCGGCCTGCCCCCGAACCCGCCCCCCCTCACCGGCGCCGTCCACCCGAGGCCCGCGGTCGCCCACACCAAGCCGCCCGTCGTCCCCGGCTCGTCCACCGTGGCGAGGCCCCCTCCCCCCAGACCCCGCCGCTTCCGCCGGTTCTTGGTGTACACCGCACTCGGCGTCGCCGGCTTCTACGCGCTGTCCGGCTACGTCGGCACAAAGTCGGACGCGTACCGTGACCTCTTCACGCAGTACGTCCCAGGTGGCGAGGCCGTTGCCGACTATGCAGACGACAACGACTGGGACAACTTAAGCGGGAAGGCCGTGCGGGGATGGCAGTCCATCACGGGTTCCAGGCCTGAGACCAGGACGGAAAAGGtcgagaggaagattggCGAGGTCAAGCAGGAGGCTGCCAAGGTTCCTGCGCAGCTAAAGGACAAGGCGAACGAGGCCAAGGACAAGGCGGATGAGGCCAAGGACAAGGTTGTCGGCAAGCACACGACTTCTCAAAAGATCCACGAAAGGGCCGAGGAGCTCAGGAAGGCCGTCGAGCAAAAGACCCACGAGGCCGAGGCCAGGCTGAAGGAGCTCACTGGCGAGGCCAAGCACAAGGTCCAGGAGGCTACCAAGGATGCACCATTCAACTTTTCAGAGGGCGTAGAGGGTATCGTCAGGGCAGCCGAGAGCGCTCTTCACAAGGCCGAGCACAAGGCTGGTGAGGCTGCCAACAAGATCAAGCCCGCCGAGGCGCGACCCTCAAGCCCCTTCCCCGACACCCAGCGACCTCGTGAGCTCAAGCCAGAGACGGTCACGCCTCAAGTCCCTTCCTACGAGGGCAAGAAGCTCTACACCGgtcctccccttcctctcgGCCACGAGCCCCCTCCCGGCTACTACctcgctcctcctccgtccaccatgaaggaaaaggtcgaGGAAAAGGTCGAAGAGGTCAAGGAGAAGCTCCCCTTGCTTGTCCCCAAGGTCAAGGAGTTTGCTTCCGAGGagcccatcatctcccagCTTGCTTCCACCATTGACTCTCTGacctcttccctttctaCCCCTTCCAAAGCCCTCTCTTCCGATGCTACCGGTATCCTGAACAAGGCCCAGGACGACCTTACTGCGCTCAACGCCAGGCTCCAGGAAGTCAAGAAGGCcgaaaaggcaaagcttGAACAATCTATcagcgagaagaagaaggagtttgaggcgcttttgaagagcaaggaggCTGAAAAGGCCAAGTCTGAGGAGGGATTGAAGCAGACTTGGCAACAGGAGAGGCAGACTATGGTTGAGGACtggaggaaggagttggAAGGCGAGTTGGAGCAACAGAGGCAAAGTATTGAGCAAAGGTAAAGTGTATTATGAAAAAGGGTCGTACTCGTCCCCAAACTAACAATGGTGCAGGCTCAGAGAAGAGGTCGTATCCCAAGGTATCGAGCTCCAGCGACGATGGCTCCGTTCTATCAAGACCCAGGTCGAGACTGAGCGTGGTGGCCGTCTCGCCAAGCTTGACAGCCTTACCACCTCGCTCAAACAGCTCGAGCGAATCACCCTCGACAACTCTGCCACCCTTGACGACAATGTCCGGCTCCACAAGATCTGGTCCGCCCTCCGAGCTGTGCAGTCCAAGGTCGACTCTGGTGACCTTGCGTTCGACAACGAGCTCCGTGCGCTCAAGAGCCTCTCTACTCCCACAGCAAGCAGCGGTGAAGGCGTCGTCCGCTCCGCCCTTGAGCAGATTGAAAAGTCTGGTATTCCCCAAACAGGTGTCAAGTCCTTTGCCGCCCTCTCTTCATGGTTCACCAACACTGTCGCTCCCCGAATTCAATCATCCTCCCTCGTCCCCGCTCCTGAAGAAGCCACCGTCATCTCCCACCTTGCTTCCGCAGGTCTTTCCAAGATCATGTTTCGACCCCAAGCTGGACGCGTTCCCGGTGACAGCGTCGGTGCGGTCTTGGCAAGGGCCGAATGGTGTCTTGCCGAAAAGGATTTGGATGGTGCTGCGCGAGAGATTAACAGTCTGACAGGATGGCCGGCCAAGTTGGCGAATGACTGGCTGCAGCAGGCGAGGAGAAAATTGGAGGTACAACAAGCGCTCGAGGTAATTATCATATTCCTTTTCAAGGTTGATCACCCACTGATACAAACTTTGCAGGTTGTGGCCACCGAGGCCACTTTGAGCTCTTTGCTCTTGGTCTAGTTAGGAatacaaaaaaaaattacCATTGGCAAAAGATGCATAAATCAAGATTAGATTTACAGCTAACGCGGAACAAGCTACTAAATTCATGTGTATAAGGACAACGAGGTCTATTGACTCGTAAAACAATACAGGGATTTATGTATACTACTCAGTCCAACATTTCAACGGTCGCATCCAACTCTTGTTTTTCAAGAAACCATTGTCCTAACACTTTATGCCTTTACCAGCCGATCTCCTATCTTTTTCGTCTTTCTCAGACTTTTCGGGAGAAGAGGCCCGTCTTCCGCAATCCTCAACCCAGGACTCTCATCCGTGGTATCCTGTCCGTTCACATCATCGCCGTAAAAGCTCTCCAGATACATGTCCGTCACCGACGAATTTCCCTCACTAAGCCTCCTTACACTTCCAAACGAAGTCCTATAGTCACCTTCGTCGACACTGCCCGCATCATCGCTATCCAGTAACAactcctccacttccttccCCTGCTTGTTCTTGGGTGAGGGCGATCCAATGTGCGAACCGTGGAATACAGACATGTTGCCCGTCGAGCTTCGAGCAAGGGatcgaggaggagattgaggagaagTGAGACATGCCAGATTATCGACAAAGGAGTCGTCGAATGAAGCCTCATTATGCAACTGGGACTTCCTTGTGGCGGTTGATCCCACGACAGGACGATGGGGAGATCTTTCAGATCGGGTAGGTGCGGGAGTGTTTGTCTTGCGGCTCGACTGAACTTTTCGGAACGATGCGTACGCTTGACTACGGCTAGGTGTTGTGTACGCTTTGACCGGAGAGTTGCCCTGGCTTTCTTTTGAAAAGTATTTGTCTGGCGAACGGTCTGAGGTCTTGTTGACTATCAGGCTATCATCAGAATCAGAGGCCAATCCGCCGTACAAGCTGCAAGTGTTTACGGGTTTCGTCGGTGATGGTTCGAGCTGATGGGTCGTAGATGAATTGGAAATTCCAGGAGGATCCGGGTTGGCGATTCTCAGTTTTCCCATCGATTTCATCCGCTCAAGTATTACGAGGGCCTCTGCACGATCCATGGAACCTTGTCTACGATGCTgagcggaagatgaagctgaATAATTCCTTCGATGAGCGATATTGGCCTCTGGAGGGCGCTTGGTTGATAGGGATCGACTAGGCTGCCAGGAAGGTTGTTCGTGAAGATCCTTGCGGCGAGTTGGCTGGGCTGATGACCGCTTTCGACGAGATGGTTCTTGTTGTGAAGCCGGTGCAGAAAAAACGTCCTCCTCTGATCCGCGAGTCTGGGGGTTCCCTTTTTGAGCAGAAGAACTCTGGCACTCAAGGTCTGGTAGAAGATCGATTGACTGGGATGGTCGTCTGACAGGTCGTGGTCGTTCAGGGGTTGGTGTGCCGTACGAGCCTTTTGCCTTTGGACCAGGATACCGACTGTCCGGAAGATTGTCAAGGCTTTGAAGACGTTGCACCAGGGAGGTCGTTCGATTTTTTAAAGGTGAAGTACTTGGCTCTCTACTTGTAACTGTTGACGGGCTTGTAGCTCTATCCATGCTCTTCCAATGAAGGGGAACAACATTACTGGTCTTCAAGGGAGTTCTCTTGTGTTTTGACATACTCCTTTCGATGCTTCGAGGACTGCATCCAGCGCCGTGGGAATCGTCAAGACGGGTATGTGGCCGAATCGGAGTATAGGTGGATACTTTGAGAAAGTTGGGAAAGTATTCGGTTGCTGGACGGCCCGAACGGATCGGTGATTCGATGTATTTAACTGGAGACGAACGCTCTTTGGGTTGACTAAGGAGGAAGTCTGCGGATGAGCACCTGGAGCGGCTGCTCTCGGCATAAGCTGGCAATTCGTATCATCCATATGCAGTGCACTTACTCAGCTTTTCCGTTTTTACCAGACTTGGTAAACATCCTCTTTAAACCTCCACTAAATCGatcatctttctttccccctGCCCTCGAATTTTCACTTCCCCAATCGGACCAATGACTCTGTAGTCCGTAttgtccatcttctctcgtGTCTCCCTTAATTAATGTCGAGGTGTGACGAAAATTGGGAGAGGACTGGTGTCTGGAGTCCGGGGATGGATCCATGGGGCTTTGGGAGCGTATAAGAGGATCATCGTTGACTGAGGCAGGGCATGACTGATGAGGCGTGCAACTGGATGTTGGAACGATGTACTTTTGCGAAATACGATAAGTGACCATGGTACTGGTTGTTTGAATGTTAGGGGAAATTTAAGAGCTTTCGGGGGAAGTGAAACAAACAGGCAGGGCAAAAGAAATTGAGGAATAAGAGGAAATACGAAGCTAACGAACGAAAGTTGAACGACACTTATATTTGACAAGCGAAGCGGCGATGAACCGGTGCGGTGCAGGAGGAGTTAATACGAGTATCAATGATGGTGCGATTCTGTTACTCTGCTCACTCATGATCTATGGGTAAAATATCACATAAATAGGGGTGCATACAGGTTATGACCATTACACCTGTCGATTGCATCCGTCATGCAACAATTACTCCAGTCCTACACACTAACTAACATGACTCGAGTGACCGCATGTATTCAATACACATAGATCAAAGTAACCTTTGGAATCAATAATGGGCTTCGGTGGCATAGCCGTTTCGTTGGTGCAGTGGTAGCATGCCCTCTTAGGGTTGAATTACGCAATTCAGCTTTGGGGGTGGTCCTCGGTTCAATCCCGGGACGAGACCCATTAACTTTTTTTCCTGTCCCTCTCCATGCTTATATTTTAAATCGGAGTTATTGGCAAACTGGTTGTTTATATGGACCTATTTATATGTACACAAAGCTATCCTGCTTATTCCGCCTCTGTCTTGGCATTGCCAATTGCCATCCATCTAATTACAGTACTCAGCCTCCACTTAGCCGCGTGCCACCTCCACCTATGACTTATCAGCACACGGCAATCCAGTCATTCGTCGTGTGAAATCTTGAAATAATTATAATCATTATTGGTGGAGTAACGACGAATCCAGTAGGTTATATTTACCCTTCCTATGTCACTTTCCCGACCTCTCGTTAGAACACTGCAGACAAGACAtattcctcgtcttctcgcTACTCCGACCCCTCGGGCAACCACATTAATAACCTCAAGGCACATCCGGCCGTGCTCCATTCGATTATTCGGAACAACAACCACTAGACAAGTTCAAGTACCACAGAACATGAAGGCTATTTTGATCAAAAATGGTACTGGTCATGCCGATGACCTCTATCTGGGTCAAGAGCCCACTCCTGAACCTGGAAATGGACAAATCCAAGTTAAAGTAAGTAACTGGTGGAGCGGATTATCGTAGATACGCTTTGCAGAGTTAGACTAACCACGGATTTTGCTGTAGATTAGGAACTTTGGTTTGAACCGCATGGATATCCTTCAACGTGAGGGAAAGtatccccttcctcctcaggCTTCCAAAACCATCTTGGGAGTTGAGTTTTCAGGCACTGTTACCAAacttggagaaggagtgaataaatggaaagaaggagacgaGGTGTTTGGTTTGACCTATGGAGTAGGTGGCT
Protein-coding sequences here:
- a CDS encoding mitochondrial protein gives rise to the protein MYAQLRTAHRRAPRSLCAQPQRRLLATPPPPPPPTSGLPPNPPPLTGAVHPRPAVAHTKPPVVPGSSTVARPPPPRPRRFRRFLVYTALGVAGFYALSGYVGTKSDAYRDLFTQYVPGGEAVADYADDNDWDNLSGKAVRGWQSITGSRPETRTEKVERKIGEVKQEAAKVPAQLKDKANEAKDKADEAKDKVVGKHTTSQKIHERAEELRKAVEQKTHEAEARLKELTGEAKHKVQEATKDAPFNFSEGVEGIVRAAESALHKAEHKAGEAANKIKPAEARPSSPFPDTQRPRELKPETVTPQVPSYEGKKLYTGPPLPLGHEPPPGYYLAPPPSTMKEKVEEKVEEVKEKLPLLVPKVKEFASEEPIISQLASTIDSLTSSLSTPSKALSSDATGILNKAQDDLTALNARLQEVKKAEKAKLEQSISEKKKEFEALLKSKEAEKAKSEEGLKQTWQQERQTMVEDWRKELEGELEQQRQSIEQRLREEVVSQGIELQRRWLRSIKTQVETERGGRLAKLDSLTTSLKQLERITLDNSATLDDNVRLHKIWSALRAVQSKVDSGDLAFDNELRALKSLSTPTASSGEGVVRSALEQIEKSGIPQTGVKSFAALSSWFTNTVAPRIQSSSLVPAPEEATVISHLASAGLSKIMFRPQAGRVPGDSVGAVLARAEWCLAEKDLDGAAREINSLTGWPAKLANDWLQQARRKLEVQQALEVVATEATLSSLLLV